A portion of the Lolium rigidum isolate FL_2022 chromosome 1, APGP_CSIRO_Lrig_0.1, whole genome shotgun sequence genome contains these proteins:
- the LOC124684147 gene encoding alpha-1,3-arabinosyltransferase XAT3-like, whose product MKQPRSRQEPRRMGNSAMVITMLLSLCVLTFIKARYCTTPYPNKPAPLLEVEIDDDYDGSRYKISGPIGEEDFDPSRPTCYNTSKRSERCAAVGDIRVDGNHSKIYISPLDKEWRTKPYARRHDAVAMDDVREFALLPFGASNETVIPPLCTRNHSVPAFLFSSGGFAGNLYHDYTDVLVPLFTSTHHFGGEVQFLLTDIKDWWLDKFTPLFRHLSNYDVIDVDNDQEVHCFPRIVIGSTFHRAMGIDATRSPGGETVADFKRLLRRAFHLKRDVASHIKPRLLIISRKSSRRFLNERAMAHAAALAQFDVRIAEPDNHTDMPNFARLVNSADVMMGVHGAGLTNMVFLPSRAVLVQVVPFGGLEWLSRVTFKDPAKDMDVTYMEYNVSLEESSLKNLYPKDHFYLQHPYDVHKKGWDAIKTVYLDKQSVTLNLTKFADALEHARSLLP is encoded by the exons atgaAGCAGCCGAGGTCGCGGCAGGAGCCGCGGCGGATGGGCAACTCCGCCATGGTCATCACCATGCTGCTCTCCCTCTGCGTCCTCACCTTCATCAAGGCCCGCTACTGCACAACCCCATACC CCAACAAGCCGGCGCCGTTGCTGGAGGTGGAGATCGACGACGACTACGACGGCAGCCGGTACAAGATCTCGGGCCCGATCGGGGAGGAGGACTTCGACCCGAGCCGCCCCACCTGCTACAACACCAGCAAGCGCTCCGAGCGGTGCGCGGCGGTGGGGGACATCCGGGTCGACGGCAACCACTCCAAAATCTACATCAGCCCTCTCGACAAAGAATGGCGGACCAAGCCGTACGCGCGCCGACACGACGCGGTCGCCATGGACGACGTCCGCGAGTTCGCGCTCCTCCCCTTCGGCGCCTCCAACGAGACGGTCATCCCGCCGCTCTGCACCCGGAACCACTCCGTCCCGGCCTTCCTCTTCTCCAGCGGCGGCTTCGCGGGCAACCTGTACCACGACTACACCGACGTGCTCGTCCCGCTCTTCACCAGCACCCACCACTTCGGCGGCGAAGTGCAGTTCCTGCTCACCGACATCAAGGACTGGTGGCTGGACAAGTTCACGCCGCTCTTCCGCCACCTCTCCAACTACGACGTCATCGACGTGGACAACGACCAGGAGGTGCACTGCTTCCCGCGCATCGTCATCGGCTCCACCTTCCACCGCGCCATGGGCATCGACGCCACCCGCTCCCCGGGCGGCGAGACCGTCGCCGACTTCaagcgcctcctccgccgcgccttCCACCTCAAGCGCGACGTCGCATCGCACATCAAGCCCCGGCTCCTCATCATCTCCCGCAAGTCCTCCCGCCGCTTCCTCAACGAGCGCGCCATGGCGCACGCCGCCGCGCTGGCGCAGTTCGACGTGCGCATCGCCGAGCCGGACAACCACACCGACATGCCCAACTTCGCGCGCCTCGTCAACTCCGCCGACGTCATGATGGGCGTGCACGGCGCCGGGCTCACCAACATGGTGTTCCTCCCCAGCCGCGCCGTGCTGGTGCAGGTGGTGCCGTTCGGCGGGCTCGAGTGGCTGTCCCGGGTGACCTTCAAGGACCCGGCCAAGGACATGGACGTGACCTACATGGAGTACAACGTGTCGCTGGAGGAGAGCTCGCTCAAGAACCTCTACCCCAAGGACCATTTCTACCTGCAGCACCCCTACGACGTGCACAAGAAGGGCTGGGACGCCATCAAGACCGTCTACCTCGACAAGCAGAGCGTCACCCTCAACCTCACCAAGTTCGCCGACGCGCTCGAGCACGCCAGAAGCCTCCTGCCCTGA